AGGAAATCTCAATTGTAGAATCAGAAGTCGAAGGAGATGCATCAGATATTTCTTCAGTAGATAAGGAACCATGGTCCTCTAAGTCTTCATCAGCAATTATCATGAATAATTGTTGAGTTTTACATATGTGACCCTGTCTGTAGAACTCATCACAATTGTAACAAAGCCCCTTATCTTTCCTAACCTGCATTTGTGCATGGGTGAGTCTCTTAACAGGAGGAAGAAAATTGTCTGGTGATGTTTTAGTAGGTGTAGGAGGGTGAGTTACAATGGGAGGTGAAGATGATGTATTGTGCTTGGTAAGGGTAGAGGATGGAGAGAAATATTGTAGATGGTGGGTGGGAAACAGAAAGTGGTGAAGGTACAAATGGTCTAGAAAAGGATTTAGTTGGTTTAGGATGGTGATGTAGAGAAGCCTCTTGCAGCCTAGCCAAATAAAATGATGTTGCAGTATTCTTAGGTTTGAACATTTGCACAACTGTACATATTTCCTCTTTTAACCCACTAATGAAGCTTAATGTATAAAAACTCTCAGGTATATAAGTAGCTATCATAAAGCTTTTATAGTGCTCCCAAAGATCATAGTAATCCTCTACAGTGGTGGTTTGGGCTAGTTTATTGAAACTACCAACATAATTATCATGAGCAACATCTTCAAATCTAGCACATAAATCATGTTTAAAGGTATCCCATGAAATAAACTCTTTACCCTGCTGGTAATTTAAAAACCATGAATCTACTGCTGAATCGAAATGATTTGCAGCCATATCAACACGTTCATCATCAGGAAATTTATGTAAACTAAAATACCGGTCACATTTAGGAGCCCAACCACGAGGATTAATACCATTAAAACGAGGAAAATCAACCTTGGGGGTACGAGTGAACTTACGAGATTCAGTATTGGAGAAATTATGAATCACCTGATGAAGATCTGTAAATGGGTTACCcggatttggttgttgattctccGATCCAGGTTGAGGAGATTGCGCTGATTGAAACAAATGAATAAGAAGATTCATCTTATCACCCAAAGATTGAATCTCAGTTTTCATCTCAGAGATTGAATCGGTGTGTTGAGTAACAATATTAGAGATTTCTTGAAGTTTTTCTTTGGTGGCCATGGTTACAGGTTCCAGGATGGAGTAtgataccaattgtagtgtaTCAAGTACAACTATAAGGTGAAATGGATAAAAATGGCAGCAAGCTACATTCTCTCTGATAAATCAGAGCATGAACTTCGATTGAAGCtaaattgggtttttcattatatacgAATTTCAGAGAAAGAATGATTGGTCTTTAATACACCAATCCTCTCTAACTGTATCAACGACTACCAACTAATCTTAACTCATTACATAACTCGAGGAAATGA
This is a stretch of genomic DNA from Papaver somniferum cultivar HN1 chromosome 1, ASM357369v1, whole genome shotgun sequence. It encodes these proteins:
- the LOC113347462 gene encoding uncharacterized protein LOC113347462; its protein translation is MATKEKLQEISNIVTQHTDSISEMKTEIQSLGDKMNLLIHLFQSAQSPQPGSENQQPNPGNPFTDLHQVIHNFSNTESRKFTRTPKVDFPRFNGINPRGWAPKCDRYFSLHKFPDDERVDMAANHFDSAVDSWFLNYQQGKEFISWDTFKHDLCARFEDVAHDNYVGSFNKLAQTTTVEDYYDLWEHYKSFMIATYIPESFYTLSFISGLKEEICTVVQMFKPKNTATSFYLARLQEASLHHHPKPTKSFSRPFVRKDKGLCYNCDEFYRQGHICKTQQLFMIIADEDLEDHGSLSTEEISDASPSTSDSTIEISLHALTGNIAHDTIRISGHLKKHPVVLLMETVPSARVFDNVSTRKCKDINFSANLRVLPLGRCDIVLGADWLRQLGDVTFNFSQLSISFIHQGNPITLQGTSSKPSPSRLTASSLKKFIKSNTPTLICQFFSISTTPVLPPPPAISALLDTFSDVFAEPTGLPPSRSLDHQIPLKTGSNPTSQRPYKCPYVHRSVVESLVSEMLSSGVIQPSHSPFAAPILLVKKKDETRRFCVDYRKLNDIIVKDKFPIPLIEELLDELNDFMPKLEYLGHIITANGVAADPDEVAAMVNWPPPQTLKKLRGFL